A DNA window from Paraburkholderia sp. IMGN_8 contains the following coding sequences:
- a CDS encoding LacI family DNA-binding transcriptional regulator: protein MTLIDVARVAGVAPMTVSRALHRPELVRSDTQKKVLDAVRATGYVPNMLAGGLASNRSKLVAILLPTIANSIFADTVQSLMDGLTSSGYQTLLGLTAYSTAREEALVEAILGRRPDGIVLAGTRHTDATVDRLSKAKIPVVEIWDLTDTPIDMVIGFSHEQVGTEVARHLFDKGYRKFGIVSVDDPRGLRRCESIKSELARLGVAEPAFEVLPAPATLQAGREGLGRILASSTPEIIVCSSDTLAQGVLAEAASRRLSVPHELAVMGFGDLSTAAHVYPALSTVRIDGITIGAKAAEALLARFAADPRSEIVRTQVKIDTGFTIIDRQST from the coding sequence GTGACACTGATCGACGTGGCTCGTGTGGCAGGCGTCGCGCCGATGACCGTGTCCCGTGCACTCCATCGACCGGAACTCGTGCGCAGCGATACACAGAAAAAGGTGCTCGATGCGGTTCGCGCGACGGGATACGTGCCCAACATGCTCGCTGGAGGACTTGCCAGCAACAGGAGCAAGCTGGTCGCCATCTTGCTCCCGACGATCGCCAACTCGATCTTTGCGGACACCGTCCAGTCACTGATGGACGGCCTGACATCTTCGGGCTACCAGACGTTGCTGGGTCTTACCGCGTATTCGACGGCACGCGAAGAGGCGCTTGTCGAAGCGATCCTTGGCCGGCGGCCAGATGGCATCGTGCTCGCCGGCACCCGTCATACCGATGCGACGGTCGACCGGCTATCGAAAGCAAAGATTCCCGTCGTCGAGATCTGGGACCTAACCGACACGCCGATAGACATGGTGATCGGGTTCTCGCACGAGCAGGTCGGTACAGAGGTGGCCCGGCACCTGTTCGACAAAGGCTACCGGAAATTCGGCATCGTCTCCGTAGACGACCCACGCGGCCTGCGCCGCTGCGAAAGCATCAAAAGCGAGCTGGCAAGGCTTGGCGTTGCTGAGCCAGCTTTCGAGGTGCTCCCTGCCCCCGCGACATTGCAGGCCGGCCGGGAAGGTCTCGGCCGGATCCTGGCCTCCTCGACGCCGGAAATCATTGTGTGCAGTTCGGACACGTTAGCTCAAGGCGTGCTCGCTGAAGCGGCAAGCCGTCGGTTAAGTGTGCCGCATGAACTTGCAGTCATGGGCTTCGGCGATCTGAGTACGGCGGCACATGTCTATCCCGCGTTGTCCACGGTTCGCATCGACGGCATAACCATTGGTGCGAAGGCGGCAGAGGCCTTGCTCGCGCGCTTCGCTGCCGATCCGCGCTCCGAAATAGTGCGAACCCAGGTGAAGATCGACACCGGTTTTACCATCATCGATCGGCAAAGCACTTGA
- a CDS encoding ABC transporter substrate-binding protein, with translation MKTPGRIRAVSRRTVLKGAAAAAALQLASPFIIKARGETPLRIGMVDPLTGVYAAVAQNEVTGARLAVQQVNANGGILGRPIELLVEDSANDVGTGVQKARKLIDRDQVTFLIGDVNSGIAQAIAQVSNEKKVLHIVSGGHTDTITGSDCKWNVFRVCNTTSMEANAVADLLFTKYGKKWHFITPDYAFGHTLQKAALADLQKLGGTMTGNELTPLGTTDFSAYLIKARAANPDVLLVLPQGSDMVNCLKQIAQFGIGKQIHIAGLQQELESLEAMPPEARVGIWMFEWYWKQPGVPGVEKFVADIRKMNGGKVPTARHWFGYTSVHTLAAVANKEKSLDAKKLAEALGGFELADDVKLQPNKCYYRKGDHQLMTSSFVGEALSQPAGDPEDLFRVERVVAGDKTAPPEAATGCKLQWPA, from the coding sequence ATGAAAACTCCGGGTCGTATCCGCGCCGTTAGTCGTCGCACGGTGCTCAAGGGGGCCGCTGCCGCTGCAGCGTTGCAGCTCGCCTCGCCCTTCATCATCAAGGCACGCGGCGAGACACCGCTGCGCATCGGCATGGTCGATCCGTTGACCGGCGTTTATGCTGCAGTTGCACAGAATGAAGTAACGGGCGCGAGGCTCGCCGTGCAACAGGTCAATGCTAACGGCGGCATTCTCGGGCGTCCCATCGAGCTGCTGGTAGAAGACTCGGCGAACGACGTCGGCACCGGCGTGCAGAAGGCACGCAAGCTGATCGATCGTGATCAGGTCACGTTTCTGATCGGGGACGTGAATTCCGGCATCGCCCAGGCAATCGCCCAGGTCTCCAACGAGAAGAAGGTCTTGCACATCGTCTCGGGCGGCCACACCGACACGATCACGGGCAGCGATTGCAAGTGGAACGTATTTCGCGTCTGCAATACGACCAGCATGGAGGCCAACGCGGTCGCCGACCTCCTCTTCACCAAGTACGGCAAGAAGTGGCATTTCATTACGCCGGACTACGCCTTCGGCCATACGCTGCAGAAGGCCGCGCTGGCGGATCTGCAAAAGCTCGGCGGCACGATGACCGGCAACGAGCTCACGCCGCTCGGCACGACCGATTTCTCCGCGTACCTGATCAAGGCGCGCGCGGCCAACCCCGATGTTCTGCTGGTGCTGCCGCAAGGTTCCGACATGGTCAACTGCCTGAAGCAGATCGCGCAGTTCGGCATCGGCAAGCAGATCCACATTGCGGGGCTTCAACAGGAGCTCGAATCGCTCGAGGCGATGCCGCCGGAGGCGCGAGTCGGCATCTGGATGTTCGAGTGGTACTGGAAGCAGCCGGGTGTCCCGGGCGTCGAGAAGTTCGTCGCCGACATCCGCAAGATGAACGGCGGCAAAGTCCCCACTGCACGCCACTGGTTCGGCTACACGTCGGTTCATACGCTCGCTGCGGTCGCCAACAAGGAAAAGAGCCTCGATGCGAAAAAGCTCGCCGAGGCGCTCGGCGGGTTCGAACTCGCGGACGACGTCAAGCTGCAGCCCAACAAGTGTTACTACCGGAAGGGAGACCACCAGCTGATGACTTCGTCGTTCGTCGGCGAGGCGCTGTCCCAGCCGGCGGGCGACCCGGAGGATCTGTTCCGTGTCGAACGCGTGGTCGCTGGCGACAAGACTGCGCCGCCCGAGGCTGCGACCGGCTGCAAGCTGCAGTGGCCGGCTTGA
- a CDS encoding branched-chain amino acid ABC transporter permease, with product MPLLGGYTALGTRVLVLGLAAMSVNFLLGFTGVLSFGHAAYFGLGAYGAGFALKFLAPSTPLALLCGTLLGGIAGTLLGALIARRRGVYFAMVTIAFGQVFYYIAFQWSSVTGGDDGLRGFSRQPLDLGVARIDILSNASAFYYFVLFCLALAIGLMGFILRSPFGRTMIAIRENERRARFLGVPVDRHIWIAFTLSCFFMGFAGALYALLNNFADPRGLHYSQSGDFVMMAVMGGMRSLWGPLLGAAVFVVLQDYLSSITVNWMSFVGLLFVAIVLFFPRGLLGFIQRRSDS from the coding sequence ATGCCGCTGCTCGGCGGCTACACCGCGCTCGGCACGCGCGTGCTCGTGCTCGGACTGGCCGCCATGTCGGTGAACTTCCTGCTCGGCTTCACCGGTGTGCTGTCCTTCGGGCACGCGGCATATTTCGGGCTCGGCGCCTATGGCGCCGGCTTCGCGCTGAAGTTTCTAGCGCCGAGCACACCGCTCGCGCTGCTGTGCGGCACGCTGCTCGGCGGCATTGCCGGCACACTGCTGGGCGCACTCATCGCGCGGCGACGCGGCGTCTACTTCGCGATGGTCACCATCGCCTTCGGGCAGGTCTTCTACTACATCGCCTTCCAATGGAGCTCCGTCACCGGTGGCGATGACGGGTTGCGCGGCTTTTCGCGCCAGCCGCTCGATCTCGGCGTGGCCCGGATCGACATCCTGTCGAACGCCAGCGCGTTCTACTACTTCGTGCTGTTTTGCCTTGCGCTGGCGATCGGTTTGATGGGCTTCATCCTGCGCTCCCCGTTCGGGCGCACCATGATCGCAATCCGCGAAAATGAGCGGCGTGCGCGCTTTCTCGGCGTTCCCGTCGATCGGCACATCTGGATCGCCTTCACGCTGTCCTGCTTCTTCATGGGGTTCGCAGGCGCGCTCTACGCACTGCTGAACAACTTCGCCGATCCACGCGGGCTGCACTACAGCCAGTCCGGCGATTTCGTAATGATGGCGGTGATGGGCGGCATGCGCAGTCTGTGGGGGCCGCTGCTCGGCGCCGCGGTATTCGTCGTGCTGCAGGATTATCTTTCGAGCATCACGGTCAATTGGATGTCGTTCGTCGGCCTGCTGTTCGTCGCGATCGTGCTGTTTTTCCCGCGCGGGCTGCTCGGCTTCATCCAGCGCAGGAGCGACTCGTGA
- a CDS encoding RcnB family protein has product MKKSRVLLASLMVTGMLASSLAIAQPPHDNPGKGNHGQGSKGHGPKQVPPGHDPEGPGNSANAPGHWRKGDRLPPEYRDRQYVIDDWRAYRLAPPPRGYSWVGVGGDYLMVQVSSGLILRVGP; this is encoded by the coding sequence ATGAAGAAATCCCGCGTACTTCTCGCGTCGCTGATGGTCACGGGTATGCTGGCATCGTCGCTCGCTATCGCGCAACCGCCGCACGACAACCCTGGTAAAGGCAATCACGGTCAAGGATCAAAGGGGCACGGCCCGAAACAGGTTCCGCCTGGACACGACCCCGAGGGTCCGGGCAACTCGGCGAACGCGCCCGGACACTGGCGCAAGGGTGATCGTCTGCCTCCCGAATACCGCGATCGACAATATGTGATCGATGACTGGCGCGCCTACCGGCTTGCTCCGCCTCCGCGCGGCTATTCCTGGGTCGGCGTCGGCGGCGACTATCTGATGGTGCAGGTCTCTTCTGGGCTAATTCTGCGAGTTGGGCCGTAG
- a CDS encoding branched-chain amino acid ABC transporter permease — MTQLLLFNVTNGLIIGAFYVLMALGLSLILNLSNVINFAHGGFLVIGGYIAYTITPYVGFWGALLIAPICTAVIGLAVERVLIRRVYGRDPLYSLLLTFGLAFMIEDGTRFIWGAQGKPVTIPPALAQPLSNELFFITGYRLFMVCTVTIAVALLFMLLRYSRLGIRIRAGTLDLETVAALGINVGRLRALNFAVGIFLAGLSGVLAAGQLGLEPTMGTGLLMPSFIAIIVGGVGSLTGTLLGGLLIGVASGITAVFLPAASEAIMYVLMAVVLLIRPRGLLGEEGMMT, encoded by the coding sequence ATGACTCAACTACTCCTCTTCAACGTCACCAACGGGCTGATCATCGGTGCGTTTTACGTGCTGATGGCGCTTGGCCTGTCGCTCATTCTCAACTTGAGCAACGTGATCAACTTCGCCCATGGCGGCTTTCTCGTGATCGGCGGTTACATTGCCTATACGATCACGCCGTATGTCGGGTTCTGGGGTGCATTGCTGATCGCGCCGATATGCACGGCCGTCATCGGTCTCGCCGTCGAGCGGGTGCTCATCCGGCGGGTCTACGGGCGCGATCCGCTCTACAGCCTGCTGCTGACGTTCGGCCTCGCCTTCATGATCGAGGACGGCACCCGCTTCATCTGGGGTGCGCAGGGCAAGCCCGTGACCATTCCGCCCGCGCTGGCTCAGCCCTTGAGCAACGAGCTCTTCTTTATCACCGGCTACCGCCTGTTCATGGTCTGCACTGTAACCATCGCGGTTGCACTGCTCTTCATGCTGTTGCGCTACAGCCGGCTTGGCATACGCATCCGGGCCGGCACGCTCGACCTCGAGACTGTCGCGGCGCTCGGCATCAACGTGGGCAGGCTGCGCGCGCTCAATTTCGCCGTCGGCATCTTTCTCGCTGGCCTGAGCGGCGTGCTCGCCGCGGGCCAGCTCGGGCTGGAGCCGACGATGGGAACCGGCCTCCTGATGCCGAGCTTCATCGCCATCATCGTCGGCGGGGTTGGCAGCCTCACCGGTACGTTGCTCGGCGGCTTGCTGATCGGCGTCGCCTCGGGCATCACCGCGGTGTTCCTCCCCGCGGCGAGCGAGGCCATCATGTACGTACTGATGGCTGTGGTTTTGCTGATCCGGCCGCGCGGCCTGCTCGGCGAAGAAGGCATGATGACATGA
- a CDS encoding DUF4382 domain-containing protein, whose amino-acid sequence MKTILKTLTCVLAFPLALAGCGGGGGDGGSTATGTLHVQMTDSPSCGFDHVYVTVSKVRVNTNAQAGDTDGGWTDVALSSPQKIDLLSLTNGVLADLGQTALPTGQYQQVRLVLAQNQGNTLANSIVPTGGSEQPLDTPSATQSGYKIIRPFTVQPNTLVDLVLDFNACKSIVQKGNGSYSLKPVVTATPTVVSGTISGYVAPAEAGAAVYAEQNGHVIKGTAADSNGQFVLTPLEQSSTNGNYDVVIVQNNVATGIVRSVPVVVNTSTVVATSSAPIVLPASVMHVASGTVLPVSAQAIVRALQSVSGLSYEITSANANLDSGAYAMNLPAAAPLIGTYSGSLPVALTAVASAAGQYTAEADSVSGATQSSAVNVSVTDQANVNFGF is encoded by the coding sequence ATGAAAACGATACTCAAAACGCTGACGTGCGTGCTGGCGTTTCCTCTCGCGCTTGCCGGATGTGGCGGCGGAGGTGGCGATGGCGGCAGCACCGCCACCGGCACGCTCCATGTTCAGATGACAGACTCCCCGTCATGCGGTTTCGACCATGTATATGTGACGGTCAGCAAGGTTCGCGTCAACACGAACGCGCAGGCCGGTGACACTGACGGCGGCTGGACTGACGTGGCATTGTCGAGCCCGCAGAAGATCGATCTGCTGTCGCTGACCAACGGCGTCCTGGCCGACCTTGGACAAACCGCATTGCCCACCGGCCAGTATCAGCAGGTTCGTTTGGTGCTCGCGCAGAATCAGGGCAATACGCTGGCGAATTCGATTGTTCCGACCGGCGGCAGCGAGCAGCCGCTCGACACGCCAAGCGCCACGCAAAGCGGCTACAAGATCATCCGGCCGTTCACGGTTCAACCCAACACGCTGGTCGATCTCGTACTCGACTTCAACGCGTGCAAATCGATCGTCCAGAAAGGTAACGGCTCGTACAGTCTGAAGCCGGTCGTGACCGCGACGCCAACGGTCGTGAGCGGCACGATCTCCGGCTACGTTGCGCCGGCCGAAGCGGGGGCCGCTGTCTATGCGGAGCAGAACGGCCACGTCATCAAGGGCACCGCTGCCGACAGCAACGGACAGTTCGTGCTGACGCCGCTCGAACAGAGTTCGACCAACGGCAACTATGATGTCGTCATCGTGCAGAATAACGTTGCAACGGGTATCGTGCGCTCCGTGCCGGTCGTTGTGAATACATCGACGGTCGTGGCCACGTCGTCGGCACCGATCGTGCTGCCGGCATCCGTCATGCACGTCGCAAGCGGGACAGTTCTGCCGGTCAGCGCGCAAGCCATCGTGCGGGCACTGCAATCGGTTAGCGGCCTCAGCTACGAAATCACCAGCGCGAACGCCAATCTGGATAGCGGTGCCTACGCGATGAACCTGCCAGCCGCCGCGCCACTGATCGGCACTTATTCGGGGAGCCTGCCGGTCGCGCTAACCGCGGTCGCAAGTGCCGCTGGACAGTACACCGCAGAAGCCGATAGCGTGAGCGGTGCGACCCAGTCGTCCGCAGTCAACGTATCGGTAACCGATCAGGCCAACGTCAACTTCGGTTTCTAA
- a CDS encoding TAXI family TRAP transporter solute-binding subunit has translation MPKHNPALQRSQKTPMTPGRRRLLIIGAIVLLAAIGWATATVLKPAIQRTIVITTGADKGIYRGFADRYAPVLKRDGITLDIRSSSGSIENYQRLANPDSEYEVGFIQSGTTSPKETDHLQTIAAVSYEPIWVFYRGGATVNRLAQLRGKRIAIGVPGSGLLNVAQVLLDYSGVTSDNTTLLQMDAVKAYQGLENGQLDAAFFIGRPDAAMQTTLLNSDLKLMSFAQADALVQKFPSLSKIIFPRASTSIVNDLPQADVTLLAATALLVTKDTMHPALVYLLLDAAKTVHGGEDYFTPLGTFPNLNTEEFPLSDESTRYFKSGRPFLQRYLPFWLASFIERRLLILLPFMALLLGLLQALPRMAEARIKSRLVIWYRELKSLEDEIWSNRQPTPDQIAQWRDEIENIDAHASQIRIPQRYLQEVYALKQAISVVRERILQAAGKVKE, from the coding sequence ATGCCCAAGCACAACCCAGCGCTTCAGCGTAGCCAGAAAACCCCCATGACACCGGGACGCCGGCGGCTGCTCATCATTGGCGCGATAGTGTTGCTGGCGGCAATAGGCTGGGCGACGGCGACCGTACTCAAGCCCGCCATCCAGCGCACGATCGTCATCACGACCGGCGCGGACAAGGGCATCTATCGCGGCTTTGCCGATCGCTACGCCCCCGTCCTCAAGCGCGATGGCATCACACTTGATATCCGCAGTTCGTCCGGTTCGATCGAAAATTATCAGCGGCTGGCGAATCCGGACAGCGAATATGAAGTGGGCTTTATCCAGTCAGGCACCACCAGTCCAAAGGAAACCGACCACCTGCAAACCATCGCTGCCGTTTCATATGAACCGATCTGGGTGTTTTATCGCGGCGGCGCGACCGTCAACCGGTTGGCACAACTGCGCGGCAAGAGGATTGCGATAGGCGTTCCCGGTAGCGGCCTGCTTAACGTCGCCCAGGTGCTGCTCGACTATAGCGGCGTCACCAGCGACAACACCACGCTGCTGCAAATGGATGCGGTCAAGGCTTATCAAGGCCTCGAAAACGGCCAACTGGATGCAGCTTTCTTTATCGGCAGACCCGATGCTGCGATGCAGACAACGCTGCTGAACAGCGATCTAAAGCTGATGAGCTTTGCCCAAGCCGATGCCCTGGTGCAAAAATTCCCCTCTCTGTCCAAGATTATTTTTCCGCGCGCCTCGACCAGCATCGTCAACGATCTTCCGCAGGCCGATGTCACCCTGCTGGCCGCCACGGCTCTGCTCGTGACCAAAGACACCATGCACCCCGCCCTGGTCTACCTGCTGCTGGACGCGGCAAAAACCGTCCATGGCGGCGAAGATTACTTCACGCCGCTCGGCACGTTTCCGAACCTGAACACCGAGGAATTTCCCCTCTCCGACGAAAGCACGCGGTACTTCAAATCCGGCCGTCCCTTCCTGCAGCGCTACCTGCCATTCTGGCTGGCCAGCTTTATCGAAAGACGCCTGCTGATCCTGCTTCCCTTCATGGCCTTACTGTTAGGTTTGCTACAGGCATTGCCGCGCATGGCGGAGGCGCGGATAAAAAGCCGGCTCGTGATCTGGTATCGCGAACTCAAGTCGCTGGAAGACGAAATATGGAGCAACAGGCAACCAACTCCGGACCAGATTGCACAGTGGCGCGATGAAATCGAGAACATTGATGCACATGCCAGCCAGATACGGATTCCTCAGCGTTATCTTCAGGAGGTTTACGCACTGAAACAGGCGATTAGCGTCGTGCGGGAGCGGATTCTCCAAGCGGCTGGTAAGGTGAAGGAATAG
- a CDS encoding ABC transporter ATP-binding protein, producing MSVLEVRRVSKRFGSLAAVRDVSLTVEKGELRAVIGPNGAGKTTFFNLISGFFPPSMGTIVFDGVDITALPAYRRVAAGIARTFQITEIFPELTVFENVRISTEVTEGFRLRPWISSNERTRVRRHVEETLELTGLAGKSHRLVGELPHGDQRVAEIAMALALKPRLLLLDEPTAGMGDQETHEITQLVRHLHSEGNFTIVLIEHDMRVVFHLADRITVLDQGSLLAEGSPEEIASNEAVQAAYLGNAT from the coding sequence GTGAGCGTGCTCGAAGTCAGACGCGTCAGCAAACGCTTCGGCAGCCTGGCCGCGGTGCGCGACGTATCGCTCACCGTCGAAAAGGGCGAGCTGCGCGCAGTCATCGGGCCGAACGGCGCAGGCAAAACCACCTTTTTCAATCTCATCAGCGGCTTTTTCCCGCCGAGCATGGGAACGATCGTGTTCGACGGAGTCGACATCACGGCGCTTCCTGCGTATCGGCGCGTCGCGGCCGGCATCGCCCGCACGTTCCAGATCACCGAGATTTTTCCCGAACTGACGGTATTCGAGAACGTGCGCATCAGTACGGAGGTGACGGAGGGTTTTCGCCTGCGCCCGTGGATCAGCAGCAACGAGCGGACGCGGGTTCGTCGTCACGTCGAGGAGACGCTCGAGCTCACGGGTCTTGCCGGCAAATCGCACCGGCTGGTCGGCGAGCTGCCGCACGGCGACCAGCGGGTTGCCGAGATCGCGATGGCGCTGGCGCTAAAGCCGCGCCTGCTGCTGCTCGACGAGCCCACCGCCGGCATGGGCGATCAGGAGACTCACGAGATTACGCAGCTCGTGCGCCACCTGCACAGCGAGGGCAATTTCACCATCGTGCTGATCGAGCACGACATGCGCGTGGTCTTCCATCTGGCTGATCGAATCACGGTGCTCGACCAGGGCAGCCTCCTCGCCGAAGGCTCGCCAGAGGAGATCGCCTCCAACGAGGCCGTACAGGCCGCCTATCTGGGTAACGCAACATGA
- a CDS encoding alkaline phosphatase family protein, which yields MEAFVKKIANVISTPTFRGALLCGAVSVALAAAIWPAVAESQQQAAVAAAAVNTASPIKHVIVVVGENRTFDHVFGAYTPRRGQTVANLLSKGIITADGKPGPNFALAAQYTASATDPKRFDMAPGGKQPYTVLPAPNTGNTASAPSDTSPPPFATLAAAQAAEGAMMEPWDVVHLTTGASGLPTHSVDTRFGSNTYNLPNGPYQISRVGPDYDQYINSPVHRFYQNWQQADCSLDHATLDNPSGCQMDLFAWVETSVGAGSNGKPRPANFNDETTGEGATALGYYNVNTGDMPYFTHLAREFTISDNYHQPVMGGTGANSIMIGTADALYYTDGNGNAAKPPADQIENPLPQANTNNWYTQDGYSGGTYSNCSDSHQPGAGTLRHYLDRLPYKPDAKCAPNTYYLLNNYNPGYNGDGTVNTSTFTIPPSPVRTIGDTLIEKNISWKYYGEGWNTFVTTPATSVYCNICNPFLYETAIMTNPALVKAHLQDTTDLYADIANGTLPAVSFVKPGGLLDGHPESSKFGLFESFVHKLVDKVQRDPSLWASTAILVTTDEGGGYYDSGYIQPLDYFGDGPRIPMIVVSPYSRGGRVAHQYADHASIVKFIERNWHLKPITERSRDNLPNPIQLQTHPYVPVNAPAIGDLFDAFEFPRTP from the coding sequence ATGGAGGCGTTCGTGAAAAAAATTGCCAATGTAATTAGTACACCAACATTTAGAGGTGCCTTGCTTTGCGGCGCCGTTTCCGTCGCGCTTGCCGCGGCTATCTGGCCGGCTGTCGCGGAAAGCCAGCAGCAGGCTGCGGTAGCGGCTGCGGCAGTGAACACCGCGTCGCCGATCAAGCATGTCATCGTGGTGGTCGGCGAGAACCGCACCTTCGATCACGTATTCGGTGCTTACACGCCGCGCCGGGGGCAGACGGTGGCGAACCTGCTGTCGAAGGGCATCATCACGGCCGACGGCAAACCGGGCCCGAACTTCGCGCTGGCCGCGCAATACACGGCCAGTGCCACGGACCCGAAGCGCTTCGATATGGCGCCTGGCGGCAAGCAGCCTTATACGGTGCTGCCGGCACCCAATACCGGCAATACGGCAAGCGCGCCGAGCGATACCAGTCCGCCGCCGTTCGCCACGCTCGCCGCGGCGCAGGCCGCCGAGGGCGCAATGATGGAGCCTTGGGACGTCGTGCACCTGACCACCGGTGCGAGCGGTTTGCCGACGCATAGCGTCGATACGCGCTTCGGCTCGAACACGTATAACCTGCCGAACGGACCGTATCAGATCTCGCGCGTCGGTCCCGATTATGACCAGTACATCAACAGCCCGGTGCACCGCTTCTACCAGAATTGGCAACAGGCCGATTGCAGCCTCGATCACGCCACGCTCGATAATCCGAGCGGTTGTCAGATGGATCTGTTCGCGTGGGTTGAGACGTCGGTGGGCGCCGGTTCGAACGGCAAGCCGCGGCCCGCGAACTTCAACGACGAGACGACCGGCGAAGGAGCGACCGCGCTCGGCTATTACAACGTGAATACCGGCGACATGCCGTACTTCACGCATCTCGCGCGCGAATTCACGATCAGCGACAACTATCACCAGCCGGTGATGGGCGGCACGGGCGCGAACAGCATCATGATCGGCACCGCCGATGCGCTCTACTACACGGACGGCAACGGCAATGCCGCGAAGCCGCCGGCCGATCAGATCGAGAATCCGCTGCCGCAGGCAAACACCAACAACTGGTACACGCAGGACGGCTATTCGGGCGGCACGTATAGCAACTGCTCGGACAGTCATCAGCCCGGCGCCGGCACGCTGCGCCACTACCTGGACCGCCTGCCGTACAAGCCGGACGCGAAGTGCGCGCCGAACACGTATTACCTGCTGAACAACTACAACCCCGGCTACAACGGGGACGGCACGGTCAATACAAGTACGTTCACGATCCCGCCGTCGCCGGTGCGGACGATCGGCGATACGCTAATCGAGAAGAACATCTCGTGGAAGTACTACGGCGAAGGCTGGAATACGTTTGTGACTACGCCGGCCACGAGTGTCTACTGCAATATCTGCAACCCGTTCCTGTATGAAACCGCGATCATGACGAACCCCGCGCTCGTCAAGGCGCACCTGCAGGACACGACCGATCTGTACGCGGACATTGCGAATGGCACGCTGCCTGCGGTTTCGTTCGTGAAGCCGGGCGGTCTGCTCGACGGGCACCCGGAGTCGTCGAAGTTCGGACTCTTTGAATCGTTCGTGCACAAGCTGGTCGACAAAGTGCAGCGCGACCCGAGCCTGTGGGCTTCGACGGCGATCCTGGTCACGACCGACGAAGGCGGCGGCTACTACGACTCAGGCTACATCCAGCCGCTCGATTACTTCGGCGACGGCCCGCGCATTCCGATGATCGTCGTGTCGCCATACTCGCGCGGTGGCCGTGTTGCGCACCAGTACGCGGATCACGCGTCGATCGTGAAGTTCATCGAACGCAACTGGCATCTGAAGCCGATCACGGAAAGAAGCCGCGACAATCTGCCGAACCCGATCCAGTTGCAGACGCATCCGTATGTGCCGGTCAATGCGCCAGCCATCGGCGATCTGTTCGACGCGTTCGAGTTTCCGCGCACGCCGTAA
- a CDS encoding ABC transporter ATP-binding protein, which yields MSAALTAEGLHTYYGKSHILHGVSLEVAEGRITALLGRNGAGKTTTLRTLVGLTPARQGRVTIFGVDTTRWPTFQIAASGVGYVPEGRRIFANLSVEENLKVPLGRGGPWTIARIYELFPRLAERKFSRGRLLSGGEQEMLSIARALLLNPRLLILDEPSQGLAPLIVREVFRVVSQMRDEGISVLLVEQNARMGLEIADYAYVLDDGGIVYSGNAHELAADESRVRALTGASAEQ from the coding sequence ATGAGCGCCGCACTCACCGCCGAAGGGCTGCATACCTACTACGGCAAGAGCCATATCCTGCATGGCGTGAGCCTGGAGGTTGCGGAGGGCCGGATCACGGCATTGCTCGGTCGCAATGGAGCCGGCAAGACCACGACCTTGCGTACCCTCGTAGGTTTGACGCCCGCGCGCCAGGGGCGCGTGACGATCTTCGGGGTGGACACCACGCGTTGGCCGACCTTCCAGATCGCCGCGAGCGGCGTCGGCTACGTGCCCGAGGGGCGAAGAATCTTCGCCAATCTCAGTGTCGAGGAAAATCTGAAGGTCCCACTGGGGCGCGGCGGACCGTGGACGATCGCGCGGATCTACGAGCTGTTTCCACGCCTGGCCGAGCGCAAGTTCAGCCGCGGGCGCCTGCTCTCCGGCGGCGAACAGGAGATGCTATCGATTGCCCGCGCACTCCTGCTCAATCCCCGGCTGCTCATTCTCGATGAGCCATCGCAAGGCTTGGCCCCGCTGATCGTTCGGGAGGTGTTTCGAGTCGTGTCGCAGATGCGCGATGAGGGGATTTCGGTACTGCTGGTGGAGCAGAACGCGCGCATGGGTCTCGAGATCGCCGACTATGCTTACGTGCTAGACGATGGCGGCATCGTCTATTCGGGAAATGCGCACGAGCTTGCCGCCGATGAAAGCCGGGTACGAGCCCTAACCGGCGCCAGTGCGGAGCAATGA